A DNA window from Loxodonta africana isolate mLoxAfr1 chromosome 7, mLoxAfr1.hap2, whole genome shotgun sequence contains the following coding sequences:
- the MMP7 gene encoding matrilysin: MWLVALSPVCLLYSSLALPLPWEAGGTSGQQWTLAQDYLKRFYSRDSKSRDDNSLEAKLREMQKFFGLPVTGLLSSHVTEIMRKPRCGVPDVLGYSLFPNSPKWTSKVVTYRVLSYTQDLPRVTVDSLVAKALNMWSKEIPLRFKRVRWGTADIRIGFARGAHGDYNPFDGPGNTLAHAFAPGPDLGGDAHFDEDESWTDGSKIGINFLYTATHELGHSLGLDHSSDPSAVMYPTYGNEDPKNFKLSQDDIKGIQKLYGNACNFK; the protein is encoded by the exons ATGTGGCTTGTGGCGCTGAGCCCCGTGTGTCTGCTGTACAGCAGCCTGGCCCTGCCGCTGCCCTGGGAGGCGGGAGGCACGAGTGGGCAGCAGTGGACACTGGCTCAG GACTATCTCAAGAGATTTTATTCACGTGATTCCAAATCAAGAGATGACAACAGTTTAGAAGCCAAACTCAGGGAGATGCAAAAGTTCTTTGGCCTGCCTGTAACTGGACTATTAAGCTCCCATGTCACAGAAATAATGCGAAAGCCCAGATGTGGAGTGCCAGATGTTTTAGGATACTCACTATTCCCAAATAGCCCAAAATGGACTTCCAAAGTAGTCACCTACAG GGTCCTATCATATACTCAAGACTTACCACGTGTCACAGTGGATTCATTAGTGGCAAAGGCCTTAAACATGTGGAGCAAAGAGATTCCACTAAGGTTCAAGAGAGTTAGGTGGGGAACGGCTGATATCAGGATTGGCTTTGCCAGAGGAG CTCATGGGGACTATAACCCATTCGATGGACCTGGAAATACACTGGCTCATGCCTTTGCACCTGGGCCCGACCTAGGAGGAGATGCTCACTTTGATGAGGATGAAAGCTGGACTGATGGCAGCAAGATCG GAATTAACTTCCTGTACACTGCAACTCATGAACTTGGTCATTCTTTGGGGCTGGACCATTCATCGGATCCTAGTGCTGTGATGTATCCAACATATGGAAATGAAGATCCCAAGAATTTCAAACTTTCACAGGATGATATCAAAGGCATTCAGAAACTATATGGTAATGCTTGTAACTTCAAATAA